The Breoghania sp. genome has a segment encoding these proteins:
- a CDS encoding ABC transporter permease, whose amino-acid sequence MSDTTMPNIDLHEKSSKPAAGAEQSGSGAHVRPVPFRGGGFVYRPVRFVGPLVFLVLLGVWEAGTRSGLISPLVLPTPAESWHAFVNLAESGMLWKHLAASTERLFIGWTVGTILGIAAGLMIGLFSVARSGFQPLVSALFPIPKIALLPLFVIWFGIDEGSKNATIIFGTFFPTVISTYSGVDNVDRTLIRMGQSFGLSWLSIVRKIVIPGAMPAILSGFRISASIAIVLLVAAEMIGAEFGVGAYVLMAGSLMATDQLIAGVAILSVMGLIIAWAIGLAEKYFLRWRT is encoded by the coding sequence ATGTCTGATACGACCATGCCCAATATCGACCTGCACGAAAAATCGTCCAAACCGGCAGCTGGCGCGGAGCAGTCGGGCTCCGGCGCGCATGTGCGTCCCGTGCCCTTCCGCGGCGGCGGCTTCGTCTATCGCCCCGTGCGCTTCGTCGGACCGCTCGTCTTCCTCGTGCTTCTCGGCGTGTGGGAAGCCGGGACCCGGTCCGGCCTGATCAGCCCGCTCGTGCTGCCGACGCCCGCTGAATCCTGGCACGCCTTCGTGAACCTGGCTGAATCCGGCATGTTGTGGAAACACCTGGCCGCCTCCACCGAGCGCCTTTTCATCGGCTGGACCGTCGGCACGATTCTCGGCATTGCCGCAGGGTTGATGATCGGGCTCTTTTCCGTCGCCCGCTCCGGCTTCCAGCCGCTGGTCTCCGCCCTCTTCCCGATCCCGAAGATCGCCCTTCTGCCGCTCTTCGTCATCTGGTTCGGCATCGACGAGGGCTCCAAGAACGCCACCATCATCTTCGGCACGTTCTTCCCGACCGTGATCTCCACCTATTCCGGCGTCGACAATGTGGACCGCACCCTCATCCGCATGGGCCAGTCCTTCGGGCTGTCCTGGCTGTCCATCGTGCGCAAGATCGTCATTCCCGGCGCCATGCCCGCGATCCTGTCGGGTTTCCGCATCTCCGCCTCGATCGCCATCGTGCTGCTGGTGGCGGCGGAAATGATCGGCGCGGAATTCGGCGTCGGCGCCTATGTGCTGATGGCCGGATCCCTCATGGCCACCGACCAGCTCATCGCCGGCGTCGCCATCCTGTCGGTCATGGGCCTGATCATCGCCTGGGCCATCGGCCTGGCGGAAAAATACTTCCTGCGCTGGCGGACCTGA
- a CDS encoding PAS domain S-box protein, with amino-acid sequence MRGRFTGSVANRIIFWIILFSCAVSVSITVVQFYFEYQGHRRDVEDRLADIQRTSLNSIRRALWIQDQDQLQTLMEGIQTSGDIAYAAVIENGITRAQSGTRPDSKGLVRKTPIEFTHRGEEIMIGELEVVVDVEMAQRRMILLALRMLGTNLAITLAVAIFIYFIFAQLVTRHVRAIAGQLSAMGSGDLGKPIVLKRSPGPLRDGEGDELDLLVSAFNGVRERLRISQRNVEKGRDELKASERRYRAILDEMIDTYYRTDIHGVITMITPSVRELLGWSVQEAMGKRAVDFYIDSAGHDHFLRTFREGGGSVRAFEAAMRHRDGHVVWVSTTARIYRDEEGGIAGIEGIARDITAQRRAADAVRSSRNQLRLVADSVPALILFVDRDLIIRFANRTVGEWVGRNVDGLIGAELHSIIKREWVERMRPHWNAVLAGETQMITDTFPTADGILRSLDLRLVPHRHADGRVEGFFALGIDTTDRFMLEERLRQSQKMESVGQLTGGVAHDFNNLLGVILGNVEFLIEDEDLSAQERLKLLGAIQRAGERGARLTRQLLAFSRMQPLEPQALALGQDLSEFVSMLRPTIGDAVTVQVEAKPDLWLCLADRGLLELALLNLTLNARDAMPDGGEVRITISNADLTKECEAQLVGVSAGRYVMISVTDSGKGIAPELQHQVFEPFFTTKDIGRGTGLGLSMVYGFVSQSGGQVTLESEPGVGTTVRLYLPEAVDMIETPEAPAVGAVQPGEPTHERVLVVEDDEDLRQLAAAMLHRLGYQVTLAHDGPSALEILGNGAVPDIILTDVRLPQGLLGPDVVRVARETHSDIRAVYMTGFAEPGQLGEDELEEGDVLIKKPFRSEDIARALGRMSG; translated from the coding sequence ATGAGAGGAAGGTTCACAGGCAGCGTTGCCAACCGGATCATATTCTGGATCATCCTGTTCAGCTGCGCTGTCAGTGTCAGCATCACGGTCGTCCAGTTCTATTTCGAGTATCAGGGGCATCGCCGCGATGTGGAGGACAGGCTCGCCGATATTCAGCGGACTTCGCTGAACAGCATTCGCCGCGCCTTGTGGATCCAGGATCAGGATCAGCTTCAGACCCTGATGGAGGGCATTCAGACCTCCGGTGACATCGCCTATGCGGCGGTCATCGAAAATGGGATCACGCGCGCGCAAAGCGGAACCAGGCCGGATTCAAAAGGTCTTGTGCGCAAGACGCCGATCGAATTCACCCATCGCGGCGAGGAGATCATGATCGGCGAGTTGGAGGTCGTCGTCGATGTGGAGATGGCGCAAAGGCGCATGATCCTGCTCGCCTTGCGCATGCTCGGGACCAATCTCGCAATCACGCTGGCCGTGGCCATTTTCATCTATTTCATTTTCGCGCAGCTGGTTACGCGTCATGTGCGGGCCATCGCCGGGCAGCTCTCCGCAATGGGCAGCGGGGATCTGGGAAAGCCGATTGTGCTGAAACGGTCGCCGGGCCCTCTTCGGGACGGGGAGGGCGATGAACTGGACCTGCTTGTCTCCGCGTTTAATGGCGTGCGTGAACGCCTGCGGATCAGCCAGCGCAACGTTGAGAAGGGCCGCGACGAGCTGAAGGCCAGCGAGCGCCGCTATCGGGCGATCCTCGACGAGATGATCGACACCTATTATCGCACCGATATTCACGGGGTGATCACAATGATCACGCCGTCCGTGCGGGAGCTGCTGGGTTGGTCCGTGCAGGAAGCCATGGGCAAGCGTGCGGTCGACTTCTATATCGACAGCGCGGGGCACGATCATTTTCTGAGGACGTTCCGCGAGGGCGGCGGTTCGGTGCGTGCCTTCGAAGCGGCCATGCGCCATCGCGACGGCCATGTGGTGTGGGTGTCCACCACCGCACGCATCTATCGCGACGAAGAGGGTGGCATCGCGGGGATCGAAGGTATCGCGCGCGATATCACCGCACAGCGCCGGGCCGCGGACGCGGTTCGCTCCAGCCGCAACCAGTTGCGCCTTGTCGCCGATTCCGTGCCCGCCCTCATCCTGTTCGTCGACCGGGATCTGATCATCCGCTTCGCCAACCGCACGGTTGGAGAGTGGGTCGGGCGCAATGTCGACGGGCTGATCGGAGCCGAGCTTCACTCGATCATCAAGCGGGAATGGGTGGAGCGAATGCGGCCGCACTGGAATGCGGTTCTGGCCGGCGAGACGCAAATGATCACGGATACGTTTCCCACGGCGGACGGGATATTGCGCAGCCTCGATTTGCGGCTTGTTCCCCATAGGCATGCGGATGGTCGTGTCGAGGGCTTCTTCGCGCTGGGCATCGACACGACCGACCGCTTCATGCTGGAGGAGCGGCTGAGGCAATCGCAGAAGATGGAATCGGTCGGGCAACTCACCGGCGGCGTGGCGCATGACTTCAACAACCTTCTCGGGGTCATTCTCGGCAATGTGGAGTTCCTCATCGAGGATGAGGATTTGTCCGCGCAAGAACGGCTCAAGCTTCTGGGGGCGATCCAGCGCGCGGGCGAGCGGGGCGCGCGGCTGACGCGGCAGCTCCTGGCCTTCTCGCGCATGCAGCCGCTGGAACCGCAGGCGCTGGCGCTGGGACAGGACCTGAGCGAGTTCGTCTCGATGCTGCGCCCGACGATTGGTGATGCGGTGACGGTGCAGGTGGAGGCGAAGCCCGATTTGTGGCTGTGTCTGGCCGACCGGGGCTTGCTGGAGCTGGCGCTCTTGAACCTGACGCTCAATGCGCGCGACGCGATGCCCGATGGCGGCGAAGTGAGGATCACGATTTCCAATGCGGATCTGACCAAGGAGTGCGAGGCGCAGCTGGTCGGCGTATCGGCGGGGCGCTACGTGATGATATCGGTCACGGATTCCGGCAAGGGCATTGCGCCGGAGTTGCAGCATCAGGTCTTCGAGCCGTTTTTCACCACAAAGGATATCGGTCGTGGCACCGGGCTCGGCCTGTCGATGGTTTACGGGTTCGTGTCCCAATCGGGCGGGCAGGTCACGCTGGAAAGCGAACCGGGGGTGGGGACGACCGTGCGGCTCTACCTGCCGGAAGCGGTCGACATGATCGAGACGCCGGAGGCTCCGGCGGTGGGGGCGGTTCAACCGGGCGAGCCCACCCATGAGCGGGTTCTGGTGGTGGAGGATGATGAAGACCTGCGCCAGCTTGCCGCCGCGATGCTCCATCGGCTGGGCTATCAGGTCACGCTCGCCCATGACGGGCCGAGCGCACTGGAGATTCTCGGCAACGGGGCTGTTCCGGATATCATTCTGACCGATGTGCGACTGCCCCAGGGGCTGCTGGGACCGGATGTGGTGCGGGTGGCGCGTGAAACCCACAGCGATATCCGCGCGGTCTACATGACGGGTTTCGCCGAGCCGGGGCAGTTGGGGGAAGACGAGCTGGAGGAGGGGGACGTGCTCATCAAGAAGCCGTTCCGCAGCGAAGATATCGCGCGCGCGCTCGGCCGCATGTCCGGCTGA